A genomic window from Streptomyces sp. WMMC940 includes:
- a CDS encoding SWIM zinc finger family protein, with translation MTGDAYEDEDGRTFVALPPARGRGFAVTWWGRAWVKALEDGALDTEQLRKGRRQARDGAVGAVSVRPGRITAVVRDRDGTGQRGDVLLPELTADAWERFLDTAVDRAGHIAALLERDMPPHLVEDAAEAGVALLPGIGELEPECGCGAWDLCPHTAALCYQVARLLDQDPFVLLLLRGRGERRLLDELQVRSAARAERPGPESGSVPDVAGVPAGEAFAAVATAASAPGAAVSGSTASAPLAAPPLPEAPGLPPSLDTGTDAPEGIDPAALRFLATDAAVRARRMLAEALSAGGGRRDLGTGAPAGSAAGAADAGAAGTATVPVGLAAGLTVDQDAVRLAATACDGIPTAVAERLAAGSGRGRAGFEAAVRAWRYGGAAGLAVLDGGPVAEDVLARAAAHLRLTEDRDEAARPPLRAAGAGRWTVRPGTQLRVGADGRWWVFTRAGRAPWSPAGPPSPDPASALASLTVQGPGPGGPPPGAAHAVVRPVPDDPVSYAGGAGRP, from the coding sequence ATGACGGGCGACGCGTACGAGGACGAGGACGGGCGGACGTTCGTCGCGCTGCCGCCCGCGCGGGGCCGGGGCTTCGCCGTGACCTGGTGGGGCCGGGCGTGGGTGAAGGCCCTGGAGGACGGTGCCCTGGACACGGAGCAGCTGAGGAAGGGGCGCAGGCAGGCACGGGACGGGGCCGTGGGGGCCGTTTCCGTCCGGCCCGGCAGGATCACGGCGGTGGTCAGGGACCGGGACGGCACGGGACAGCGCGGCGATGTGCTGCTGCCGGAGCTGACCGCGGACGCGTGGGAACGGTTCCTGGACACGGCCGTGGACCGGGCGGGACACATCGCGGCCCTCCTTGAGCGGGACATGCCACCGCACCTCGTGGAGGACGCGGCGGAGGCGGGCGTCGCACTGCTGCCGGGCATCGGTGAACTGGAACCGGAGTGCGGCTGCGGGGCCTGGGACCTGTGCCCGCACACCGCGGCCCTCTGCTACCAGGTGGCACGGCTGCTGGACCAGGACCCGTTCGTGCTGCTGCTGTTGCGAGGGCGGGGGGAGCGCCGGCTTCTCGACGAGCTGCAGGTGCGGAGCGCCGCACGGGCGGAGCGGCCCGGGCCGGAGTCCGGGAGCGTGCCCGATGTGGCGGGGGTGCCCGCTGGGGAGGCCTTCGCCGCCGTCGCCACTGCGGCGAGCGCGCCGGGGGCGGCCGTCTCGGGGAGCACCGCCTCGGCACCGCTCGCCGCGCCTCCCCTGCCCGAGGCTCCGGGGTTGCCGCCGTCACTGGACACCGGAACGGACGCACCCGAGGGAATCGACCCGGCCGCACTGCGGTTCCTGGCGACGGACGCGGCGGTGCGGGCGCGGCGGATGCTGGCGGAGGCGCTGTCCGCGGGCGGTGGGCGGCGGGACCTCGGGACGGGCGCCCCAGCCGGTTCCGCGGCCGGCGCCGCGGACGCGGGCGCGGCGGGAACGGCGACGGTGCCGGTCGGGCTCGCCGCCGGGCTGACGGTGGATCAGGACGCGGTACGCCTGGCCGCGACGGCGTGCGACGGTATTCCAACGGCGGTCGCCGAGCGGCTCGCGGCCGGTTCCGGCCGGGGTCGGGCGGGCTTCGAAGCCGCCGTACGTGCCTGGCGGTACGGCGGCGCGGCGGGACTGGCCGTACTGGACGGCGGGCCCGTCGCGGAAGACGTCCTCGCGCGTGCGGCGGCGCACCTGCGCCTCACCGAGGACCGGGACGAGGCGGCACGCCCGCCGCTGCGCGCGGCGGGGGCGGGGCGGTGGACCGTGCGGCCGGGGACGCAACTGCGCGTGGGGGCGGACGGACGCTGGTGGGTGTTCACCCGTGCCGGCCGCGCACCGTGGTCCCCGGCGGGCCCGCCGTCCCCCGACCCGGCCTCGGCACTGGCGTCGCTGACGGTGCAGGGCCCGGGTCCCGGCGGGCCGCCGCCGGGGGCCGCTCATGCGGTGGTCCGCCCGGTGCCCGACGACCCCGTCTCGTACGCGGGGGGCGCCGGCAGGCCGTGA
- a CDS encoding GAF domain-containing protein: MGTTWTGDREAELTDPWVALEAGGDAGRRVGVLRRAYEQFTTAGRVEAGVRPVVAESWRRSARARVAPEGRASVELGDDELAVYREGHPLSRVMPVIRELMGAYAVDGEHLVAVCDAQARLLWVEGHRGARERAGRMNFVEGARWAEAVAGTNAPGTALTVDRPVQVFSAEHFQRPVQEWTCAAAPVHDPHSGRLLGAVDITGGNRLAHPHSLAFVGAVARAAESQLALLSPRPSGDTARLTALGRDEALLVAEGRKLRLSRRHSEIVVVLAHRPEGLSGDELLLELYEDEHITPVTLRAEMSRLRALLGPRLLGSRPYRLAVPVDADFGTVGRRLASGAVAAALGEYTGPLLPASRAPGVARLRERLRDQLRTALIARGDPGLLADWAYSPWGEGDLAAWRALAAALPEDRRAAAQARARALDREYGDGARAPFGEPW; encoded by the coding sequence ATGGGCACGACGTGGACCGGGGACCGGGAGGCCGAGTTGACGGACCCATGGGTGGCGCTGGAGGCCGGGGGCGACGCCGGGCGGCGCGTCGGTGTGCTGCGCCGGGCGTACGAGCAGTTCACGACGGCCGGCCGGGTGGAGGCGGGCGTACGGCCCGTGGTGGCCGAGTCGTGGCGGCGCTCCGCACGGGCCAGGGTCGCCCCGGAGGGCCGGGCGAGCGTGGAACTGGGCGACGACGAACTGGCGGTCTACCGCGAGGGGCATCCGCTGTCCCGCGTGATGCCGGTGATCCGGGAGCTGATGGGTGCGTACGCCGTCGACGGCGAGCACCTGGTGGCGGTGTGCGACGCACAGGCCAGGCTGCTGTGGGTCGAGGGGCACCGCGGGGCGCGGGAGCGGGCCGGGCGGATGAACTTCGTGGAAGGGGCGCGCTGGGCCGAGGCGGTGGCGGGGACGAACGCGCCGGGCACGGCGCTCACGGTCGACCGACCGGTGCAGGTGTTCTCGGCGGAGCACTTCCAGCGCCCGGTGCAGGAGTGGACGTGCGCGGCGGCCCCGGTCCACGACCCGCACAGCGGCCGGCTACTGGGCGCGGTGGACATCACGGGCGGCAACCGGCTGGCGCATCCCCACAGTCTGGCGTTCGTCGGAGCGGTGGCCCGGGCGGCCGAGTCGCAGCTGGCGCTCCTGTCGCCGCGGCCCTCCGGCGACACGGCGCGGTTGACGGCACTGGGCCGGGACGAGGCGCTGCTGGTCGCGGAGGGCCGCAAGCTGCGGCTGAGCCGGCGGCACAGCGAGATCGTCGTGGTGCTCGCCCACCGCCCGGAGGGGCTGAGCGGCGACGAGCTGCTGCTGGAGCTCTACGAGGACGAGCACATCACCCCCGTCACACTGCGGGCCGAGATGTCCCGGCTGCGTGCGCTGCTGGGCCCTCGGCTGTTGGGGTCCCGGCCGTACCGGCTGGCCGTGCCGGTCGACGCCGACTTCGGCACGGTGGGGCGCCGGCTCGCGTCGGGCGCGGTCGCGGCGGCGCTCGGCGAATACACCGGGCCGCTGCTGCCCGCTTCGCGGGCGCCGGGTGTCGCCCGGCTGCGCGAGCGACTGCGGGACCAGCTGCGCACCGCCCTGATCGCCCGCGGCGACCCGGGGCTGCTGGCGGACTGGGCCTACAGCCCGTGGGGCGAGGGCGACCTCGCCGCGTGGCGGGCCCTGGCCGCCGCACTCCCCGAGGACCGACGCGCCGCGGCGCAGGCACGGGCCCGCGCGCTGGACAGGGAGTACGGCGACGGGGCGCGCGCCCCCTTCGGGGAGCCGTGGTGA
- a CDS encoding VanW family protein translates to MARGTRATDSRRFALPIAGGAVVLAAGGLYAAGLAAGDVPDGTRVRGVDIGGMSRSEAQRTLDRELAGTYAAPLTLRIGDREEKADPAALGLSVDTAATAGSAVNESLDPVSVIGRLFSAENRDLEPVVRVDEEKNRDAVARMGAAAERKVRDGAISFENGQATAVSPVTGTSLVKDRAPDALRDGYLRADRSPVVMPVKRTPPRTDRAETERAMNDFAQPAMSGPVTLTLDGRAVTVGPSALGRHLTMKPGADGRLTPALDAKGLLGDPEVSGQVRQAAQGPRNAVLGLDGDRVVVTEEARVGHEVQEQALGKAVLPLLTREGAARTGEIPAKAVQPEFTAESARRLGIKEKVSSFTVEFPAAPYRVTNIARAVERIDGSVVLPGKEWSFNRTVGERTKENGFVDGIMINDGQYVKSPGGGVSAVATTMFNAVFFAGVKPVEYGAHSFYIERYPEGREATVAWGTLDMRWLNDSGNAVYVKAESTDTSVTISFLGTKKYDEVRATKGPRTHVKEPGTRKGSGPECEVQTPLEGFDVAVGRHFVKDGREVGRENFTTHYTPRDEVVCTPEKTAPDAGGPAAKTAAEAADATEPH, encoded by the coding sequence ATGGCACGCGGAACCCGCGCAACGGACAGCCGGCGGTTCGCTCTGCCCATCGCGGGCGGGGCGGTCGTCCTCGCCGCAGGCGGTCTGTACGCGGCGGGACTGGCGGCCGGCGACGTCCCCGACGGCACCCGGGTGCGCGGCGTCGACATCGGCGGGATGAGCCGGTCGGAGGCCCAGCGGACCCTGGACCGCGAGCTCGCGGGCACCTACGCCGCGCCTCTCACGCTGAGGATCGGGGACCGGGAGGAGAAGGCCGATCCCGCGGCGCTCGGCCTGTCCGTCGACACGGCGGCGACCGCCGGGAGCGCCGTGAACGAGTCGCTCGACCCCGTCAGCGTCATCGGGAGGCTCTTCAGCGCGGAGAACCGCGACCTCGAGCCCGTGGTGCGCGTCGACGAGGAGAAGAACCGGGACGCCGTCGCGCGCATGGGCGCGGCCGCCGAGCGGAAGGTGCGCGACGGCGCCATATCCTTCGAGAACGGCCAGGCGACGGCCGTCTCGCCGGTCACCGGCACGTCCCTGGTGAAGGACCGCGCCCCGGACGCCCTCCGGGACGGCTACCTGCGTGCGGACCGCTCGCCCGTCGTGATGCCCGTGAAGCGGACGCCGCCGCGCACGGACCGCGCCGAGACCGAGCGGGCCATGAACGACTTCGCCCAGCCCGCGATGTCCGGCCCCGTCACGCTCACCCTCGACGGCAGGGCCGTCACCGTAGGCCCCTCGGCCCTCGGCCGTCATCTGACCATGAAGCCCGGAGCCGACGGCCGGCTCACCCCGGCCCTCGACGCCAAGGGGCTGCTCGGCGACCCCGAGGTCTCCGGCCAGGTGCGCCAGGCCGCGCAGGGCCCGCGGAACGCGGTGCTCGGGCTCGACGGCGACCGGGTCGTCGTGACCGAGGAGGCCCGGGTGGGCCACGAGGTCCAGGAACAGGCGCTCGGCAAGGCCGTGCTCCCCCTGCTGACCCGCGAGGGCGCCGCCCGCACCGGCGAGATCCCGGCGAAGGCCGTCCAGCCGGAGTTCACCGCCGAGTCGGCCCGCCGCCTCGGCATCAAGGAGAAGGTCTCCTCGTTCACCGTCGAGTTCCCCGCGGCGCCCTACCGGGTCACCAACATCGCCCGCGCCGTGGAGCGCATCGACGGCTCCGTCGTCCTGCCGGGCAAGGAGTGGAGCTTCAACCGCACGGTCGGGGAGCGCACCAAGGAGAACGGCTTCGTCGACGGCATCATGATCAACGACGGTCAGTACGTGAAGTCCCCCGGCGGGGGCGTCTCCGCCGTCGCGACGACGATGTTCAACGCCGTCTTCTTCGCGGGCGTCAAGCCGGTGGAGTACGGGGCCCACTCGTTCTACATCGAGCGCTACCCGGAGGGCCGCGAGGCCACGGTGGCGTGGGGCACGCTCGACATGCGCTGGCTCAACGACTCGGGCAACGCCGTCTATGTGAAGGCCGAGTCGACGGACACGTCGGTCACCATCTCGTTCCTCGGCACGAAGAAGTACGACGAGGTACGCGCGACCAAGGGGCCGCGCACCCACGTCAAGGAGCCGGGAACCCGCAAGGGCAGCGGCCCGGAGTGCGAGGTCCAGACACCGCTCGAGGGCTTCGACGTCGCCGTCGGGCGCCACTTCGTCAAGGACGGCCGCGAGGTCGGCCGGGAGAACTTCACGACCCACTACACGCCGCGCGACGAGGTCGTCTGCACCCCGGAAAAGACCGCACCGGACGCGGGCGGCCCGGCAGCGAAGACCGCCGCCGAGGCGGCCGACGCCACCGAACCCCACTGA
- the exaC gene encoding acetaldehyde dehydrogenase ExaC has product MTRYAAPGTEGAIVTYASRYDHWIGGEAVPPARGQYFENPSPVNGKAFTEIARGTAEDVERALDAAHAAAPAWGRTAPDARANILLRIADRMESRLEELAVAETWENGKPVRETLAADIPLAIDHFRYFAGVLRAQEGSLSELDDDTVAYHFHEPLGVVAQIIPWNFPILMAVWKLAPALAAGNAVVLKPAEQTPASIHYWMGLVADLLPPGVVNIVNGFGVEAGKPLASSPRVAKVAFTGETTTGRLIMQYAAENIRPVTLELGGKSPNIFFDDIWSADDELRDKALEGFTMFALNQGEVCTCPSRALIQRGHYSEFLDAGIARTEAIVPGHPLDTDTMIGAQASNDQLQKILSYLDIGQQEGAKILTGGRRIEYDGELAGGYYVQPTIFEGDNRMRVFQEEIFGPVVAVTSFADFDDAIKTANDTLYGLGAGVWTRDVNQAYRAGRAIQAGRVWTNCYHAYPAHAAFGGYKQSGIGRETHRMMLDHYQQTKNLLVSYSPKRLGFF; this is encoded by the coding sequence ATGACCCGCTACGCCGCACCCGGCACCGAGGGTGCGATCGTCACGTACGCGTCCCGCTACGACCACTGGATCGGCGGCGAGGCCGTACCGCCCGCCCGCGGCCAGTACTTCGAGAACCCGAGCCCCGTCAACGGCAAGGCGTTCACCGAGATCGCCCGCGGCACCGCCGAGGACGTCGAGCGCGCCCTGGACGCGGCGCACGCGGCGGCGCCCGCCTGGGGGCGCACGGCGCCGGACGCCCGGGCCAACATCCTGCTGAGGATCGCCGACCGGATGGAAAGCCGTCTGGAGGAGCTCGCGGTCGCGGAGACCTGGGAGAACGGCAAACCGGTCCGGGAGACCCTGGCGGCCGACATCCCGCTGGCCATCGACCACTTCCGGTACTTCGCCGGTGTGCTGCGCGCCCAGGAGGGCTCGCTCAGCGAACTCGACGACGACACGGTCGCCTACCACTTCCACGAGCCGCTCGGCGTCGTCGCGCAGATCATCCCGTGGAACTTCCCCATCCTGATGGCCGTCTGGAAGCTCGCCCCGGCCCTGGCCGCCGGCAACGCGGTGGTGCTGAAGCCCGCCGAGCAGACGCCCGCGTCCATCCACTACTGGATGGGCCTCGTCGCCGACCTGCTGCCGCCGGGAGTCGTGAACATCGTCAACGGCTTCGGTGTGGAGGCGGGCAAGCCCCTCGCGTCGAGCCCCCGGGTGGCGAAGGTCGCGTTCACCGGCGAGACCACCACGGGGCGGCTGATCATGCAGTACGCCGCGGAGAACATCAGGCCCGTCACGCTGGAACTGGGCGGCAAGTCCCCGAACATCTTCTTCGACGACATCTGGTCGGCCGACGACGAACTCCGGGACAAGGCCCTGGAGGGCTTCACGATGTTCGCCCTCAACCAGGGCGAGGTGTGCACGTGCCCGTCACGGGCGCTGATCCAGCGCGGCCACTACAGCGAGTTCCTGGACGCCGGCATCGCCCGCACCGAGGCGATCGTCCCGGGCCACCCCCTCGACACGGACACGATGATCGGCGCGCAGGCCTCCAACGACCAGTTGCAGAAGATCCTTTCGTACCTGGACATAGGCCAGCAGGAAGGCGCGAAGATCCTCACGGGCGGTCGGCGCATCGAGTACGACGGCGAGTTGGCGGGCGGCTACTACGTGCAGCCGACGATCTTCGAGGGCGACAACCGGATGCGGGTCTTCCAGGAGGAGATCTTCGGTCCGGTCGTCGCGGTGACCTCGTTCGCCGACTTCGACGACGCGATCAAGACGGCCAACGACACGCTGTACGGCCTCGGTGCCGGTGTCTGGACGCGCGACGTCAACCAGGCCTACCGCGCCGGCCGGGCGATCCAGGCGGGGCGCGTCTGGACGAACTGCTACCACGCCTACCCGGCGCACGCGGCCTTCGGCGGCTACAAGCAGTCCGGCATCGGCCGTGAGACGCACAGGATGATGCTGGACCACTACCAGCAGACGAAGAACCTCCTGGTGTCGTACTCGCCGAAGAGGCTGGGCTTCTTCTGA
- a CDS encoding M6 family metalloprotease domain-containing protein gives MYVDFPDAPATDTTEPYAAHLAPSAAWMRTAGYGRLRLSVTSLHRWIRMPADSTSYGFARGLTFEAHEKYVRDAIAAADPYTDFSRYDMVYIVPTRTAAAIPFSPTYLYDPATSGVAADGTRLKWAVTFGQDMWRWGHKVVAHETGHTFGLPDLYSFTGPTHQYAGGWDIMGDIAGAAPQFLGWHSWKLGWTRDRQVAGLAGRGHRTVRLTPVERPGGTKIAVLRTGETTAYVAESRRPVRNDRSACSTGVLIYRIDSATPTGEGPVRVMSANPSTTPPAGCTQLDLAAFQPGQTFTDPDTGVRIAVRAGGPAGMWSGSAAPEEDSDLRGSPGRSRAARPPRSARPGGRGPEQAVGVIGGPDSFWEHLPFVRSRPTTKQPPQHLTAPFRAEIAQKKPSLFGEYDTRRFFVCW, from the coding sequence GTGTACGTCGACTTCCCCGACGCACCGGCCACCGACACCACCGAGCCGTACGCCGCCCATCTCGCCCCCTCCGCCGCCTGGATGCGCACGGCCGGCTACGGCCGCCTCCGTCTCTCCGTCACCTCCTTGCACCGGTGGATCCGCATGCCGGCGGACTCGACCTCGTACGGTTTCGCGCGCGGGCTCACCTTCGAGGCCCACGAGAAGTACGTGCGCGACGCGATCGCCGCCGCCGACCCGTACACGGACTTCTCCCGCTACGACATGGTCTACATCGTTCCCACCCGGACGGCGGCCGCGATTCCGTTCTCCCCGACCTACCTCTACGACCCCGCCACCTCCGGTGTGGCCGCCGACGGCACCCGCCTCAAGTGGGCCGTGACCTTCGGCCAGGACATGTGGCGCTGGGGTCACAAAGTCGTCGCTCACGAGACCGGCCACACCTTCGGGCTGCCCGACCTCTACTCCTTCACCGGCCCCACCCACCAGTACGCGGGCGGCTGGGACATCATGGGGGACATCGCGGGGGCCGCCCCGCAGTTCCTGGGCTGGCACTCGTGGAAGCTGGGCTGGACTCGTGACCGACAGGTCGCCGGCCTCGCGGGCCGCGGACACCGCACCGTACGCCTGACTCCCGTGGAGCGCCCCGGCGGCACCAAGATCGCCGTACTGCGCACCGGTGAGACCACGGCGTACGTCGCCGAGTCCCGCCGTCCTGTACGCAACGACCGCTCCGCCTGTTCCACCGGTGTCCTCATCTACCGGATCGACTCCGCGACCCCGACCGGCGAGGGCCCGGTGCGCGTCATGAGCGCCAATCCGTCCACGACGCCTCCCGCCGGCTGCACGCAGCTCGACCTCGCGGCGTTCCAGCCGGGCCAGACCTTCACCGACCCGGACACCGGCGTCCGGATCGCGGTCCGCGCAGGCGGACCGGCGGGGATGTGGTCAGGCTCAGCAGCACCTGAGGAGGACTCTGACCTGCGAGGCTCCCCTGGCCGGTCACGGGCGGCGAGACCTCCAAGGTCCGCCCGGCCGGGCGGCCGAGGCCCGGAGCAGGCGGTCGGTGTCATCGGTGGACCTGACAGCTTCTGGGAACACCTACCCTTCGTGCGGTCGCGCCCTACGACCAAGCAGCCGCCCCAACACCTCACGGCGCCTTTTCGCGCCGAGATCGCTCAGAAGAAGCCCAGCCTCTTCGGCGAGTACGACACCAGGAGGTTCTTCGTCTGCTGGTAG
- a CDS encoding ABC transporter substrate-binding protein, which yields MDKRTYTALATALVATLALGVSACSRDGKTGGARPGKNPATANNGTVVGGTPQKGGTLTVLSNQDFTHLDPARNWVMGDMDFGTRLLYRTLVTYKAEPGPEGGELIPDLAQDLGTSSNGAKTWTFRLKKGLKYEDGSPVTAQDVKYNVERSFSPDLPGGPDYAARYLAGAEGYQGPAQGKHLDSIKTPDDHTIVFELRKPFAEFPYATVLPTFAPVPKDRDKGPQYDNRPFSSGPYKIESYARDKQLVLVRNTHWDPAKDHVRKAYPERIVVTMGLKANQIDDRLIASSGADASTVSWGKLRPESTPKVLTRPDVKARLLAESTNCTEMVQMHTGRAPFDDVKVRQAVQYALDREAVLTASGGPALNDPASALMPGSLFDGGKQPDTLEIPLTGDVAKAKQLLKEAGKPDGFSTSITVSNGDKGVAEAVQQSLGRAGIKVTIETVDPSAFYDTIGDTKNRTDLVYTGWCPDYPSGSTFLPFVFDGRYIKEKGNSGNHSLFRDEPTMKRMDEIAALADAKQADAAWQELDGQILAKAPTAPAVVERMPLLLGTNVAGAFGHTSFGGQIDYATIGLKNPASSSGN from the coding sequence ATGGACAAGCGCACGTACACCGCCCTCGCCACCGCCCTGGTCGCCACCCTCGCCCTCGGCGTCTCCGCCTGCTCCCGGGACGGCAAGACCGGCGGCGCCCGGCCCGGCAAGAACCCCGCGACCGCCAACAACGGCACGGTGGTCGGCGGGACCCCGCAGAAGGGCGGCACCCTGACCGTCCTGTCCAACCAGGACTTCACCCACCTCGACCCCGCCCGCAACTGGGTGATGGGCGACATGGACTTCGGCACCCGGCTGCTCTACCGCACCCTCGTCACGTACAAGGCCGAACCGGGTCCCGAGGGCGGCGAGCTGATACCCGATCTGGCCCAGGACCTCGGCACCTCCTCCAACGGGGCGAAGACGTGGACCTTCCGCCTGAAGAAGGGCCTGAAGTACGAGGACGGCTCGCCCGTCACCGCCCAGGACGTCAAGTACAACGTCGAGCGGTCCTTCTCGCCCGACCTGCCCGGCGGCCCCGACTACGCCGCCCGCTACCTCGCCGGCGCCGAGGGCTACCAGGGCCCGGCCCAGGGCAAGCACCTCGACTCGATCAAGACCCCCGACGACCACACGATCGTCTTCGAACTGCGCAAGCCCTTCGCCGAGTTCCCCTACGCCACGGTCCTGCCCACCTTCGCCCCCGTTCCCAAGGACCGGGACAAGGGGCCGCAGTACGACAACCGCCCGTTCTCCTCCGGGCCGTACAAGATCGAGTCATACGCCCGCGACAAGCAGCTCGTCCTGGTGCGCAACACCCACTGGGATCCGGCGAAGGACCACGTCCGCAAGGCGTACCCGGAGCGGATCGTGGTGACCATGGGGCTGAAGGCCAACCAGATCGACGACCGGCTCATCGCGAGTTCAGGGGCGGACGCGTCGACGGTGTCCTGGGGCAAGTTGCGTCCCGAGTCCACCCCGAAGGTGCTCACCAGGCCCGACGTCAAGGCGCGCCTGCTCGCCGAGTCCACCAACTGCACCGAGATGGTGCAGATGCACACCGGCCGCGCGCCCTTCGACGACGTCAAGGTCCGCCAGGCCGTGCAGTACGCGCTCGACCGGGAGGCCGTCCTCACCGCCTCCGGCGGCCCGGCCCTCAACGACCCGGCCTCCGCTCTGATGCCCGGCTCCCTCTTCGACGGCGGCAAGCAACCCGACACGCTCGAGATCCCGCTGACCGGTGACGTCGCCAAGGCCAAGCAGCTCCTGAAGGAAGCGGGCAAGCCCGACGGCTTCTCCACCAGCATCACCGTCTCCAACGGCGACAAGGGGGTGGCCGAGGCGGTCCAGCAGTCCCTCGGCCGCGCCGGCATCAAGGTCACGATCGAGACCGTCGACCCGTCTGCGTTCTACGACACCATCGGCGACACCAAGAACCGCACCGACCTCGTCTACACCGGCTGGTGCCCCGACTACCCCTCCGGCTCCACCTTCCTGCCGTTCGTCTTCGACGGCCGCTACATCAAGGAGAAGGGCAACTCCGGCAATCACTCACTCTTCCGCGACGAACCCACCATGAAGCGGATGGACGAGATCGCCGCCCTGGCCGACGCGAAACAGGCCGACGCGGCGTGGCAGGAACTCGACGGTCAGATCCTCGCCAAGGCCCCGACGGCTCCCGCCGTGGTCGAGCGCATGCCGCTGCTCCTCGGCACCAACGTCGCCGGGGCCTTCGGCCACACCTCCTTCGGCGGGCAGATCGACTACGCGACGATCGGTCTGAAGAACCCGGCCTCGTCGAGCGGGAACTGA
- a CDS encoding ABC transporter permease, whose product MPTLSPPRRAGSGPWQLARAELRRRPSVKISLAVITLFIVMAVAAPLLSALGGWGPDEFDKTAVDPYLGGLPIGPLGGISADHWLGVEPVTGRDLFARIVHGAQVSLLIAFTATAIVVVAGVAAGIAAGYFGGRTDTMLSRLMDLTMSFPSLIFMIAMMSVARDVNRIVLMTLVIGLFGWPGIARVVRGQTLSLKHREYVDAARVGGSGPWRILTRDILPGVAGPVIAYTTLIIPGMIATEAALSYLGVGVRPPTPSWGQMIAESVAYYDTDPPYFVLPSLCLFLTVLAFTLLGDALRDILDPRGSRT is encoded by the coding sequence ATGCCCACCCTTTCCCCGCCCCGGCGCGCGGGCAGCGGTCCCTGGCAGCTCGCCCGCGCCGAGCTGCGCCGCCGCCCCTCCGTGAAGATCTCCCTCGCCGTGATCACGCTCTTCATCGTCATGGCCGTGGCCGCCCCGCTGCTCAGCGCCCTGGGCGGCTGGGGCCCCGACGAGTTCGACAAGACGGCCGTCGACCCCTACCTCGGCGGCCTCCCGATCGGCCCGCTCGGCGGGATCAGCGCCGACCACTGGCTCGGCGTCGAACCCGTCACCGGCCGCGACCTGTTCGCCCGGATCGTGCACGGAGCCCAGGTGTCCCTGCTCATCGCCTTCACCGCCACCGCGATCGTCGTGGTCGCCGGTGTGGCGGCCGGGATCGCGGCCGGCTACTTCGGCGGCCGCACCGACACGATGCTCTCCCGCCTGATGGACCTGACCATGTCCTTCCCCTCCCTCATCTTCATGATCGCCATGATGTCGGTGGCCCGGGACGTGAACCGGATCGTGCTCATGACCCTGGTCATCGGCCTCTTCGGCTGGCCCGGCATCGCCCGCGTCGTCCGCGGCCAGACACTCTCGCTCAAGCACCGCGAGTACGTCGACGCCGCCCGCGTCGGCGGCTCGGGGCCCTGGCGCATCCTCACCCGGGACATCCTCCCGGGCGTCGCCGGGCCTGTCATCGCCTACACGACCCTGATCATCCCCGGGATGATCGCCACCGAAGCGGCCCTCAGCTACCTGGGCGTCGGCGTCCGTCCCCCCACGCCGTCATGGGGGCAGATGATCGCCGAGAGCGTCGCCTACTACGACACGGACCCCCCGTACTTCGTCCTGCCGAGTCTCTGTCTCTTCCTCACGGTGCTCGCGTTCACGCTGCTCGGCGACGCGCTACGCGACATCCTCGACCCGAGAGGTAGCCGGACGTGA